The DNA window AGGTGCATGAGCAGGATGTAATCAGACGTTAGTGACGAATCCGCCTCCAGTTCACCAACCCAGTGTCCGTCGTCCTTCTGAATGCCCAGAAAATAATCCTGTGTCTTTTGGATGGCGTCTTTAAGCCCTGACGGGGGTATCTCAGACGGAAAATCCCCGGGCACGTTATAGGCGAACCTGTCCATAACGGTCAGCGGGATTCGGCCGTTTGTCCTTATGCCCTTGAAACGCATGTTAATCCTGTCAAGGAGTCTGGGAACGAGTTTATCCATGGTGAAGTAGTATCTACCCCGGGGGTTTTTGTAACCTTTTAGCGTTCATACGCACTGACGGCATCCAAAGTCATCCAGATTTTCATGGCGATAATTACAATGAATAAAATAATGTAACGAATATCAAAGATACTGTCACCGGCCAATAACCACATTGCCAGAGAACTACCAAGGGCAATAACGAGGGCGGTGATTGCACCTATCCTGTAATACGGACTAGCCCATAGAAATATTAGATTACCGAGCCCGGGAAAAAGCGTGAGCCAGGTAACAAGGAGCATTATTATAAATTTTACAAACCCGACTCTCAACACCTTTTCCATGTAACACCTCCAGCCTGTGTGTGACCCTTATCCATGCGCACCCCTTTAAGCCACGCCGCGAGTGACGCTGTCAATGCTGTCCCGGGGCGGGGTGTGCTTTCTAATCACTAATCAAAGAACGCGCTTATGGCGTCTATCGTCATCCATATCTTCAAGGCGAAAACGATGACAAATGCAATATAAACCGCGACGTCGCCAAGACCTACAAGGCCTATGCCCGCCAGGATTATTATAACCAGAAAACACGTAACGGAAATGCCGAGGGCAGTGATGGCCCCGGACCTGTAATACGGGAAAGGCCACAGAAACAACAGGTTAGCCAGTCCGGGAAAAGTAAGCCAGGTTACAAGAAGCATTATCAGGAATTTCCCGAACCCGACGTTTGTTCTATGCCCCATCTGACGCCTCCAATCTTAAGCGCGAAATACTGCCTGCGCTACCTGTTAAGTTACACCACACGGAGAAAATCCGCTGGAGACTCTAACCACAGCTTGTGTTCTTCTATAGGGGACAAAGGCCGTGATGGCATCCAGTGTCATCCATATCCTCATACCCATAACGACGACAAATGCGATAATATAGCTAATACCGGCCAGTGTTATAAGGCCCATGAACGATAATATCCCCAGCACCAGATATGCGGTGCAGGCGACGGCAAGGGCGGTGGTCGCCCCTACAGGATGCCCTTTGTGGAGGGCACGTCTTTTATCCTCTCATCCAGCCGCACCGCCTTTGCGAGGGCCCTGGCAAGGGCCTTGAATATGGCCTCTGCGATATGGTGATTGTTGGTCCCGTAGGGGACGTTCACGTGGAGGTTGATTGTGGCGTTAGTTGACAGGGCGTGCATGAACTCCTCGACCAGGTTCGCGTCAAATTCGCCTATCTTTTCGCTGGTAAGGGGTGCGTTAAAGACGAGCGCGGGCCTCCCTCCCAGGTCCACGGCCACGTTTGCCAGTGTCTCCTGCATGGGGACGCTTGCGTCGCCGAAACGCACGATACCCTTTTTGTCTCCAAGCGCCTCGTTCAGGGCCTGTCCCAGACATATCCCGACGTCCTCCACCGTGTGGTGGTCGTCTACCTCACGGTCGCCTTTTGCCGACACCTTCAGGTTGAAGAGCCCGTGCCTTGAAAAGAGCTCCAGCATGTGGTCTAGAAAACCTATGCCCGTAGAGCCGTCATACCGGCCCTGACCGTCCAGCTCCAACGCCAGTCTTATATTTGTCTCTTTCGTCTTTCTGTCTATTTGCGCTTTTCTCATCATAATTCCGTTATTTGCTTCTGGCGAACTTAAGCCTTTGCGATATCCATCTAATATCTTAGAGATTCTTCGCTGCCCCTTCGCTACGTTCAGGGCTCTTTGGCTCAGAATGACACAAGCTATTCAGGGAATTTTTACCGGGCACCCCTCTATGTCTCACACAACACCTCGGAAAGGGCGCCGAGCAAGGTATCTATCTCTTGCTTTGTACCAACGGATATCCGCACGCAATCCTCCAGCCCGCGGTAATTTATGTGCCGGATGAGGATTTTTTGGTGTTTTAGCTGTTCGTATATCTCCTTCGCGGCGGAGGCGTCCTTACAGCGGGCGAATACAAAATTCGCCTGAGACGGATAGATAAAGAAACCCATCTCCCTGAGGGATTCGGTCAGGTAACTCCTGATTTCCTTAATCTTGTCCAGGTTTTCTTTAAGGTGTTTCTGGTCGTCCAGGGCGGCGATGGCGGCGGCCATGCTGAGCCTGTCCACGTTGTATGAGTCCTTCACCTTCACAAGACCGCCGATGAGTCCCTCCTGGGCGATACAGAAGCCCAGTCTGAGACCCGCCAGGCTGTAGGATTTTGACAACGTCCTCAGTACTATGACGTTCGGGTTATCCTCCACCAGCGAGAGGCAGTTGGCGTCTGCAAAATCGGCATACGCCTCATCAACCACAAGCACCCCGTCTATCCGCTTGGCCAGCCGGTCCACCTCATCGGGCCAGACCATCGTCCCTGAGGGTGAGTTGGGATTGCAGAGAAAGGTTACCTTTGCGCCCTTTACAACTATGTCCTCAGGCAAAGAGAAACCCTCACCGAAATCAACCTCCACGGCCCCGGCGTCCTGTACGTCGGCCAGGACCTTATACAGCAGATACGTAGGGTAAGGGAATACCACCCTGTCGCCGGGTCCGGCAAACGACCTTATAATAACCCCCAGGAGTTCGTCTGAGCCGTTACCCACCAGGACCCTGTCCGGCCGCGTTCCAAGCACCTCTGCCACCTTCTCCCTGACGCTTGTAGCCATCGGGTCGGGATACAGCCTGAGACTTGAGCTGGCGGCCTCCTTCACGGCAGCGGCAACCTTTGGCGACGGCGGAAAGGGGTTTTCGTTGGTATTTAGTTTTACGTAATCCCCTCCCTGCGGTTGTTCACCCGGTACGTAGCCCTTCATCCTGTCTATGTTATTGCGGAACAGACTCATTTTAACCGCATCCTCACCGATTGCGCGTGTGCCGGAAGACCTTCGGCCTCGGCCATAGTTATAATATCCGGCGCAACCTCCATCAAGGCCTCCTTTGAGCAGGAAATAACGCTGGACCGCCTGATAAAGTCATTTACGCCCAGACCTGAGAAAAACCGGGCAGTACCGCCCGTGGGCAGCACGTGAGAGGGTCCTGCTATATAATCGCCTACTGCCACCGGGGAAAAACTTCCCATGAATATCGTCCCCGCGTGCCTGAGACCGGGC is part of the Candidatus Bathyanammoxibius amoris genome and encodes:
- the hisC gene encoding histidinol-phosphate transaminase, with the protein product MSLFRNNIDRMKGYVPGEQPQGGDYVKLNTNENPFPPSPKVAAAVKEAASSSLRLYPDPMATSVREKVAEVLGTRPDRVLVGNGSDELLGVIIRSFAGPGDRVVFPYPTYLLYKVLADVQDAGAVEVDFGEGFSLPEDIVVKGAKVTFLCNPNSPSGTMVWPDEVDRLAKRIDGVLVVDEAYADFADANCLSLVEDNPNVIVLRTLSKSYSLAGLRLGFCIAQEGLIGGLVKVKDSYNVDRLSMAAAIAALDDQKHLKENLDKIKEIRSYLTESLREMGFFIYPSQANFVFARCKDASAAKEIYEQLKHQKILIRHINYRGLEDCVRISVGTKQEIDTLLGALSEVLCET
- the hisB gene encoding imidazoleglycerol-phosphate dehydratase HisB, with amino-acid sequence MRKAQIDRKTKETNIRLALELDGQGRYDGSTGIGFLDHMLELFSRHGLFNLKVSAKGDREVDDHHTVEDVGICLGQALNEALGDKKGIVRFGDASVPMQETLANVAVDLGGRPALVFNAPLTSEKIGEFDANLVEEFMHALSTNATINLHVNVPYGTNNHHIAEAIFKALARALAKAVRLDERIKDVPSTKGIL